One part of the Tunicatimonas pelagia genome encodes these proteins:
- a CDS encoding ISKra4 family transposase, whose translation MEVKEAKINQIRQHLDQIIAQMDARSKEGMRIHQVERSLFTSLLQLGFQLLEYYILSIQQVVAVQGVPVDRAGEKMKNTGLRSRPYRSIFGPLSIARPKYYSTTGKSYYRLDEALGLPKSNYSYVLDDWLGYGATEMDFAQSAEQLERILGHPLRGMQSQRCSYRLCEQVKDFYEQQAWENIEDGTHLSVGFDGKGVPIRRSETQRAEESTAVRLSKGQKKGVKKEATVSLSSSFTPRPRQAQELLESLFCPTHEPQKPDGGHTWHEHKHLRAFLSDKVGAIRYGVENLLRRDASAKKPIIVLIDGDRALEKAVRQVVEEKKVTHRVEAYVLDFIHLLEYVWKVANAHWGEKHPNRFAWVRSQAALLLDSQHDEVRQQWQVILQQATLSQYKRDTVQRAITYLTNHQHMVDYKTYLQLGFPITTGAVESACGHFVKSRMERNGMHWGKQGAQNMLNLRAVRKNGDWDNYLQTVVKHEQQALYQKAA comes from the coding sequence ATGGAAGTAAAGGAAGCAAAAATCAACCAGATAAGACAACACTTAGATCAGATAATAGCCCAAATGGATGCCCGAAGTAAAGAAGGAATGAGAATTCATCAGGTAGAGCGGTCTTTGTTTACCAGTTTATTGCAGTTAGGTTTTCAACTGTTAGAATACTACATTTTGAGTATACAACAGGTAGTCGCTGTTCAGGGGGTTCCCGTTGATCGTGCAGGGGAAAAGATGAAGAACACCGGGCTGCGTAGTCGGCCTTACCGAAGCATTTTTGGCCCGTTATCCATTGCCCGCCCCAAGTATTACTCAACCACTGGTAAGAGCTATTACCGGCTGGACGAAGCGTTGGGCTTACCCAAGAGCAACTATTCTTACGTATTGGATGATTGGTTAGGGTATGGGGCCACCGAGATGGACTTTGCCCAAAGTGCTGAGCAGTTGGAGCGCATCTTAGGTCATCCCCTAAGGGGTATGCAAAGCCAACGGTGTAGTTACAGGCTTTGCGAGCAAGTAAAAGACTTTTATGAGCAACAAGCCTGGGAAAACATAGAAGATGGTACTCATTTGAGCGTAGGCTTTGACGGTAAGGGGGTGCCCATTCGTCGCAGCGAAACTCAGCGAGCTGAGGAAAGTACGGCGGTTCGTCTGAGCAAAGGACAGAAGAAGGGGGTCAAAAAAGAAGCCACAGTAAGCCTGAGCAGTTCGTTTACCCCGCGGCCCCGGCAGGCTCAAGAACTCTTAGAGAGCTTGTTTTGCCCTACCCATGAGCCGCAGAAGCCCGATGGAGGGCATACCTGGCACGAGCACAAGCATCTACGAGCCTTTCTCTCAGACAAGGTAGGGGCCATCCGCTACGGGGTGGAAAACCTACTTCGGCGCGATGCTAGTGCAAAAAAGCCGATCATCGTTTTGATAGACGGTGACCGAGCCTTAGAAAAAGCAGTTCGGCAAGTGGTAGAAGAAAAGAAAGTTACCCATCGGGTAGAGGCCTACGTACTGGATTTTATTCACTTGCTAGAGTACGTTTGGAAGGTGGCTAACGCTCATTGGGGGGAGAAGCATCCCAATCGTTTTGCTTGGGTGAGAAGCCAAGCCGCCTTGTTACTAGACAGCCAGCATGATGAGGTACGACAGCAATGGCAAGTTATCTTGCAACAGGCTACCTTGTCTCAATACAAGCGTGACACTGTCCAACGAGCCATCACCTACCTGACCAACCATCAGCATATGGTAGATTACAAAACCTATCTACAGCTAGGATTTCCTATCACCACCGGAGCGGTGGAAAGTGCCTGTGGACATTTTGTAAAGAGCCGTATGGAGAGAAACGGCATGCATTGGGGAAAACAAGGTGCGCAGAATATGCTCAACCTACGAGCCGTCAGAAAGAACGGCGATTGGGACAACTACCTACAAACAGTAGTCAAACACGAACAACAAGCTCTTTACCAAAAAGCTGCCTGA
- a CDS encoding helix-turn-helix domain-containing protein, whose protein sequence is MPAHIVTTEDLMVFKEELLDELKKILAQTHPPVQPWLRSAEVRERLNISAATLQTFRINGVLPYSKIGGMLFYPQDGIQRVLEENLINNANPVSR, encoded by the coding sequence ATGCCAGCACATATTGTTACGACTGAAGACCTGATGGTTTTCAAAGAAGAGCTCTTGGATGAGCTAAAAAAAATACTCGCCCAAACCCATCCACCGGTTCAGCCCTGGCTACGTTCAGCGGAAGTCCGAGAGCGGCTCAACATCTCAGCCGCTACGCTACAAACGTTTCGTATCAATGGGGTGCTACCCTACAGTAAAATCGGCGGGATGCTGTTTTATCCCCAGGATGGTATTCAGCGGGTACTGGAAGAAAATTTAATCAATAACGCTAATCCTGTCTCCCGATGA
- a CDS encoding helix-turn-helix domain-containing protein: MSLTANHPIQLPAIVWQNSHLSASAKLLYGEIAYLCREEGYCPLSYTYFAERHYVTYKTVKAWLAQLEEVGLIRMRYHASGQQRLLYLESNKEDSIKNQLTVPFT, translated from the coding sequence ATGAGCCTCACTGCCAACCATCCCATTCAACTACCGGCCATCGTGTGGCAAAATAGTCACCTCTCGGCTTCAGCCAAACTGCTCTACGGCGAAATTGCTTACCTGTGCCGAGAAGAGGGTTATTGCCCACTCAGCTACACCTATTTCGCTGAACGCCATTACGTGACCTATAAAACAGTCAAAGCCTGGCTTGCCCAACTAGAAGAAGTAGGGCTTATTCGGATGCGCTACCATGCGTCAGGTCAGCAGCGATTGCTGTACTTGGAAAGCAACAAAGAAGACTCCATTAAAAACCAACTAACCGTTCCCTTTACCTGA
- a CDS encoding helix-turn-helix domain-containing protein, translating into MKYPTYQINLPAQIRLDRTLSAHARLLYGEIKALCDQQGYCWASNQYLARLYGVQKETVSVWLRQLRRGGWIEIQLDTSQGNLRKIYLTQLKNVATPSNEKSQGGVGETTRGLMNTSPPSCDSIGAKPPALLSSIIIDKNDRVDSTPLTILSVSEERESKEKKGSSDVTSEKPPPPFRSPPLPRNNDIGRENFTKPMVQEVEAYMQQQTELCPNASVAKVQASRFVNYYQSNGWKVGRHPMQDWQAAARNWLFNLQDYEKTQRSYPQKSFANPTEESSERPMDYSIPL; encoded by the coding sequence ATGAAATATCCTACGTATCAGATTAACTTACCCGCCCAAATCCGACTAGACCGGACACTTTCCGCCCATGCCCGGTTACTGTACGGCGAAATCAAAGCCCTCTGTGACCAACAAGGCTACTGCTGGGCAAGTAACCAGTATTTAGCCCGGCTCTACGGGGTCCAGAAGGAAACGGTCTCGGTTTGGCTACGCCAACTTCGTAGGGGTGGATGGATAGAAATCCAGCTGGATACCAGCCAGGGAAACCTACGAAAAATCTACCTGACCCAACTCAAAAACGTCGCTACCCCCTCTAACGAAAAATCACAAGGGGGAGTGGGAGAAACCACAAGAGGTCTTATGAATACATCACCCCCCTCTTGTGATTCTATCGGTGCGAAACCACCCGCACTCCTTAGTAGTATTATTATCGATAAGAATGATCGAGTAGATAGTACCCCTCTTACGATTTTATCAGTGTCGGAAGAAAGGGAAAGCAAAGAAAAAAAGGGCAGTAGCGACGTAACCTCAGAGAAGCCACCCCCCCCATTCCGCTCGCCCCCCCTTCCCAGGAATAACGATATAGGGCGAGAGAACTTTACTAAGCCTATGGTTCAAGAAGTAGAAGCCTATATGCAACAGCAAACGGAACTTTGTCCTAATGCTTCAGTAGCAAAAGTTCAAGCATCTCGCTTCGTCAACTATTACCAGTCCAACGGCTGGAAGGTCGGTCGCCACCCGATGCAGGACTGGCAGGCGGCTGCTCGTAACTGGCTATTCAACCTTCAGGATTATGAAAAAACTCAGCGATCTTATCCCCAAAAATCATTCGCCAACCCTACCGAAGAATCCAGCGAGCGTCCGATGGACTACAGCATCCCGCTGTGA
- a CDS encoding BfmA/BtgA family mobilization protein → MYYSKKVNVSETGHRRIEREAERLGVSHKNYVEAATAFFAERQLDPHTYQPEATKQLLQQVVDRLFSYLVHQEKHLLRTILSEAAKARILGEVSVNHLLRLRTEDHESYQQLQQQDQQYLSDRLHQVLDQLETRATSPPTSTSSSNPQYPNPDSRRPNT, encoded by the coding sequence ATGTATTACAGTAAAAAAGTCAATGTTTCTGAGACGGGCCATCGCCGGATTGAACGGGAGGCCGAACGGCTCGGTGTGTCCCATAAGAACTACGTAGAAGCAGCTACCGCCTTCTTTGCCGAGCGGCAACTAGATCCTCATACGTACCAGCCCGAAGCCACCAAACAACTGCTGCAACAAGTAGTCGACCGCCTGTTCTCCTACTTGGTTCATCAGGAAAAACACCTGCTGCGAACGATCCTTTCCGAAGCAGCCAAAGCCCGCATTTTGGGGGAAGTCTCGGTCAATCACCTACTTCGTCTGCGAACGGAAGACCACGAAAGCTACCAGCAGCTCCAGCAGCAAGACCAGCAATACCTATCCGACCGTCTCCATCAAGTCCTAGACCAACTGGAGACTCGTGCTACTTCCCCACCTACATCAACTAGTTCATCCAATCCCCAGTACCCAAATCCCGATTCACGGCGGCCTAATACCTAG
- a CDS encoding DUF5712 family protein, translating into MHSKIINPTQHGRFVFSNRGSCQKTITYLGHEVDGQPGTAHFFNQDQQAVTGEEVREVIDRNAKGLRCNQEKFYSLVLSPSCEEITHLQNDPQKLKAFTVQAMENYARNFRFPHRPEKKLTLADLHWYATIHQTRKEKKGAEKGTLKTGNQAHIHILVSAQDQQRSLRLNPRSYRSRFSIRDWQLKNGQDFQQLFNYQKATVSEKLTRNLPTKTQLRHQARIRDKVGYLNQYFVGHWKLDENTVLQLGKEQHYGKGFFFRLHHLTECYQQGKPVNDPYRMLVTGKDAPRVLPELTLTKLGKQSRGMGAEAKEDIAQKRKKKHRESQPQVER; encoded by the coding sequence ATGCACAGCAAAATTATCAATCCCACCCAGCACGGACGGTTTGTTTTCTCCAACCGGGGCTCTTGCCAAAAAACAATCACCTATCTGGGTCACGAAGTAGACGGGCAACCAGGCACTGCCCACTTTTTTAATCAAGACCAACAGGCAGTCACCGGGGAGGAAGTGCGGGAGGTCATTGATCGCAATGCTAAAGGATTGAGGTGTAACCAGGAAAAATTTTACTCGCTCGTGCTCTCACCCTCCTGTGAGGAAATTACTCACCTACAGAACGATCCTCAGAAGCTGAAAGCATTTACGGTTCAGGCGATGGAAAACTATGCCCGCAACTTTCGCTTTCCTCATCGTCCGGAAAAAAAGCTCACGTTAGCCGATCTCCACTGGTACGCCACGATTCATCAGACCCGAAAGGAAAAGAAGGGGGCAGAAAAAGGCACCTTGAAGACAGGTAATCAGGCCCATATTCACATACTGGTCAGTGCCCAGGATCAGCAGCGCAGCCTTCGGCTCAACCCCCGCAGCTACCGCAGTCGGTTTTCTATCCGTGATTGGCAACTAAAGAACGGTCAGGATTTCCAGCAGCTATTCAACTACCAAAAAGCCACGGTATCCGAAAAACTCACCCGTAATTTACCAACGAAAACCCAGCTGCGTCACCAAGCCCGTATCCGGGACAAGGTAGGCTACCTCAACCAGTACTTTGTGGGACACTGGAAACTAGACGAAAACACAGTACTACAGCTCGGGAAAGAACAACACTACGGCAAAGGCTTTTTCTTCCGCTTGCACCACTTGACTGAGTGTTATCAGCAGGGTAAACCCGTCAATGACCCCTACCGAATGCTAGTAACGGGCAAAGATGCCCCGCGAGTTCTACCCGAACTTACGCTTACGAAGCTAGGAAAACAAAGCCGGGGGATGGGGGCTGAGGCCAAAGAGGATATCGCTCAAAAGCGCAAGAAGAAGCATCGAGAATCCCAGCCCCAAGTAGAACGATAA
- a CDS encoding type IV secretory system conjugative DNA transfer family protein: MVRPFVEALFVVFITLSLLLGVEYYVLAFPDQLPLAAEGLLDRFTNIVQRLGFAGRISWLLTYVGLCLSLAATNHNNASTKRNIPRIYFLPVIILLIVACYYLLGVTSYPATTMSWLYPGAVVSILILLPIGLKVLRRKRIKHLEQSEVSKINTPDSIVIRTRRGYINVPNPYRGTLIVGSSGSGKSVLGNAFLEQFVQKGFSGIVYDFKFPVLANILNTALHCYGIAHGLRYYIVNFRNLSQSHRCNPLAPENIPTLSHAEEYAQAIIQNLDTATIKRRDFFASSAQTWLTALIWFFRSEHPQYCTLPHVINAVLYPDYTHVISMLEANPQSSDLIRSIATAIRNKAEKQLAGVIASLQMMVTKLNSPEIAWVLSGDDFTLDINNPDQPKLLCLGSDPGLVDTFSPVISLIMTVALKRMNQVGKHRSFVLLDEAPTLYIPRFEMIPATARSNRIASVYMVQDLSQMIDRYGKDKAEVIIANLSNQFYGKASSVETARRVSEMIGREERSIQNHSRGMSHASRGGRNLSQNISVSQQERLLIKPQEVMQLSPGAFVGQTVESTIPYFRAQTRWKKEPTTCGITSFTSLNDQNVSANFSSIRREVTMIVKRYPNIYHPDTSAS, encoded by the coding sequence ATGGTCCGACCTTTCGTAGAAGCCCTGTTCGTCGTGTTTATTACGTTGTCGCTACTGCTTGGGGTAGAGTATTACGTACTGGCTTTCCCCGATCAGCTACCCCTAGCTGCCGAAGGCTTACTAGATCGTTTCACCAACATAGTACAACGGCTTGGATTCGCCGGACGAATCTCGTGGCTGCTGACGTATGTAGGGCTCTGCCTTTCGTTAGCCGCTACAAACCACAACAACGCTTCAACAAAACGAAATATCCCCAGAATATACTTCCTACCAGTAATCATACTACTTATCGTAGCTTGTTACTACTTGCTTGGTGTTACTTCGTACCCTGCTACGACGATGAGTTGGCTTTACCCCGGAGCGGTCGTAAGTATTCTTATTCTACTACCAATAGGCCTAAAAGTGCTGCGTAGAAAAAGGATTAAGCACTTAGAACAATCCGAAGTAAGCAAGATCAATACGCCCGATAGTATTGTCATCCGTACCCGACGGGGCTACATAAACGTACCCAATCCTTACCGGGGCACATTGATTGTAGGTTCGTCGGGTTCGGGTAAGTCGGTGCTGGGCAATGCTTTCTTAGAACAGTTTGTCCAGAAGGGTTTCAGCGGAATAGTATACGACTTTAAGTTTCCGGTGCTGGCCAATATACTGAACACCGCTCTGCACTGCTACGGTATCGCTCACGGCTTACGTTACTATATCGTTAACTTCCGTAACCTTTCGCAATCCCACCGCTGTAATCCCTTAGCCCCCGAAAATATTCCAACGCTCTCTCATGCCGAGGAGTACGCCCAGGCGATCATCCAAAATTTGGATACCGCTACAATCAAACGACGCGACTTCTTTGCTTCTTCCGCCCAGACGTGGCTGACGGCCTTGATCTGGTTTTTCCGTTCGGAGCACCCACAGTATTGCACTTTGCCGCACGTGATTAACGCTGTGTTGTATCCCGACTATACCCACGTCATCAGTATGCTGGAAGCTAATCCCCAGAGTAGTGATCTGATTCGTAGTATTGCTACGGCTATTCGTAACAAAGCTGAAAAGCAATTAGCGGGAGTGATCGCTTCCTTGCAAATGATGGTCACCAAGCTTAACTCCCCCGAGATTGCCTGGGTCTTATCCGGGGACGATTTCACCCTGGACATTAATAACCCGGACCAACCGAAACTTCTTTGCCTAGGCTCCGATCCTGGTTTAGTAGATACCTTTAGCCCGGTGATCTCGCTAATCATGACCGTCGCCCTCAAACGCATGAACCAGGTGGGAAAACACCGTAGTTTTGTCCTACTGGACGAGGCACCTACCCTCTATATTCCCCGCTTTGAAATGATTCCAGCAACCGCTCGTAGTAACCGGATCGCTAGTGTCTACATGGTGCAAGACCTATCCCAGATGATCGACCGCTACGGTAAAGATAAAGCGGAAGTAATTATTGCTAACCTATCCAACCAGTTCTATGGGAAGGCCAGTTCGGTAGAAACCGCCCGAAGGGTGAGCGAGATGATTGGAAGGGAAGAGCGAAGCATCCAGAACCACTCCCGAGGGATGAGCCACGCTAGCCGAGGCGGACGGAACCTATCACAGAATATCAGTGTCAGTCAGCAGGAGCGCTTATTGATTAAACCGCAGGAAGTGATGCAACTCTCGCCGGGTGCGTTTGTGGGGCAAACGGTGGAAAGCACCATTCCCTATTTTCGGGCCCAGACCCGATGGAAAAAAGAGCCTACCACCTGTGGTATTACTTCCTTCACATCTTTAAACGATCAGAACGTATCGGCTAATTTTTCTAGCATTCGCCGCGAGGTGACTATGATTGTAAAACGCTATCCTAATATCTATCACCCTGATACTTCAGCCTCCTAA
- a CDS encoding site-specific integrase produces the protein MTKKTETMHQSFSVIFWIKRGKADKTGKAPIYARVTINRERAEISTGQKIESDRWNVNTGSVRGNKEDARTINMVLSNVRNKVKAIYYDLTEHQRIVTAEVVKNTFLGKGSLEYSLLQIFQQHNEDMRAQVGKEYATGTLERYQTSLKLTKEFLKHKYNRDDIYFSELQYSFITDYEFFLKTVRGNSHNTASKYLRNFKKIIRIAVVNGWLDRDPFLAYKCSLREVKRDYLTQDELDRIMAKRFSSERLTHVRDVFVFCCYTGLAYADVFKLSSSDISRGIDGEYWLFTARRKTGVSSNVPLLSPALEILEKYEDYAEVMNGKQLLPVITNQKLNAYLKEIADVCGINKKLTFHIARHTFATTVTLTNGVPIESVSSMLGHKNLRTTQIYAKVVEKKVSADMKALKNKMESKKRPYSNEAL, from the coding sequence GTGACCAAAAAAACAGAAACAATGCATCAATCTTTTAGTGTTATATTTTGGATAAAACGTGGTAAAGCCGATAAAACAGGGAAGGCGCCTATTTATGCCAGGGTTACTATAAATAGAGAGCGAGCGGAGATTAGCACTGGTCAGAAAATAGAATCTGATCGTTGGAATGTAAACACCGGAAGTGTGCGTGGAAACAAGGAGGATGCTCGTACTATCAACATGGTTCTCAGTAATGTAAGAAATAAGGTAAAGGCTATCTACTATGATTTGACTGAACATCAGCGTATAGTTACTGCTGAGGTAGTTAAAAATACTTTCTTGGGAAAAGGGAGTCTGGAGTATAGCTTGCTTCAAATCTTTCAGCAACATAATGAGGACATGCGAGCGCAAGTAGGTAAGGAATACGCTACTGGGACTCTTGAACGTTACCAAACCTCCCTGAAGCTAACCAAAGAATTTTTAAAGCATAAGTACAATCGTGACGACATTTACTTCTCAGAGCTTCAATATAGTTTTATCACCGATTATGAATTTTTCCTTAAAACGGTTCGAGGGAATAGTCATAACACAGCTAGTAAATACCTAAGGAATTTCAAGAAAATTATTCGTATTGCCGTGGTCAATGGTTGGTTAGATCGCGATCCGTTTTTAGCGTATAAATGCAGTTTGAGGGAAGTAAAACGAGACTACTTAACGCAAGACGAGTTAGACCGGATTATGGCTAAACGGTTTTCATCTGAACGGCTTACTCACGTTAGGGATGTTTTTGTGTTTTGTTGCTACACTGGGTTAGCCTATGCTGATGTGTTCAAACTCAGCTCTTCCGATATTTCACGAGGGATTGATGGCGAGTACTGGCTATTTACGGCGCGTAGAAAAACCGGTGTTTCTTCTAATGTACCCTTATTGTCCCCTGCGTTAGAAATCTTGGAAAAGTATGAAGATTATGCCGAGGTGATGAATGGAAAACAACTACTACCAGTAATTACCAACCAAAAACTTAACGCTTACTTAAAAGAAATTGCGGATGTTTGTGGCATCAATAAAAAGCTAACTTTCCATATTGCCCGGCATACCTTTGCCACTACTGTTACGCTTACAAATGGCGTACCTATTGAATCAGTAAGCTCTATGCTAGGGCACAAAAATCTGCGTACTACCCAAATTTATGCTAAAGTTGTTGAGAAAAAAGTTAGTGCAGATATGAAAGCATTAAAAAATAAAATGGAAAGTAAGAAACGTCCTTACTCTAATGAAGCATTGTAG
- a CDS encoding acyl-CoA thioesterase has protein sequence MYQHTTQVRVRYGETDQMGYVYYGNYASYYEVARVEALRHLGMSYRKLEESGVMMPVLENHSYYHQPVLYDDLLTIKVILAKMPSVKITFDYEFRAEGRALVHSGKTVLAFMNADTKRPCRPPQVMLELLKPYFT, from the coding sequence ATGTATCAGCATACTACACAAGTCCGGGTGCGCTACGGTGAAACCGACCAGATGGGTTATGTTTACTACGGAAACTACGCTTCGTATTATGAAGTAGCTCGGGTAGAAGCCCTGCGTCATTTAGGTATGAGCTATCGAAAGCTGGAAGAGAGTGGGGTAATGATGCCTGTGCTAGAAAATCACTCTTATTACCATCAGCCCGTTCTTTACGATGATCTGCTAACCATAAAAGTTATTCTAGCTAAAATGCCATCGGTAAAAATTACTTTTGATTATGAGTTTAGGGCAGAAGGTAGAGCGTTGGTTCATTCGGGTAAAACGGTGCTGGCTTTTATGAACGCTGATACCAAACGCCCTTGCCGCCCACCGCAGGTAATGTTAGAGTTACTGAAACCGTATTTCACCTGA
- the mltG gene encoding endolytic transglycosylase MltG gives MKRPKLLALLIVVGSMLLVSFSFYAYQMVYTPNVLTDQSDRILLIPTEATFDEIQDRLHEEDYVKDLLSFSVLAKVMEYDQYLKPGRYLLKADMSNLAAIRQLRSGRQEPVNVTFNNVRLKPELAQRLCENLEADEEVFLALLNNENFVKEYGFTTENIMAMFLPNTYQFYWTTSAEELFERFYQEYENFWSEQRANQADSLNMTPREVSILASIVESETNKPDEAPKVAGLYLNRLQRNIALQADPTLVYAAGDFTIKRVLNKHKEIDSPYNTYRYTGLPPGPIRVPSISAIDAVLNYEDHNYLYMCAKEDFSGYHNFATNLTAHLANARRYQRALGQAGIYN, from the coding sequence ATGAAAAGACCGAAACTGCTGGCGCTGCTTATTGTGGTAGGCTCAATGCTGTTAGTATCATTTTCATTTTATGCCTACCAAATGGTATATACTCCTAATGTGCTGACCGATCAGTCAGATCGAATTTTACTGATACCAACGGAAGCTACCTTTGATGAAATACAGGATAGGCTACACGAAGAAGATTACGTAAAAGATTTACTTTCTTTTAGCGTGTTGGCCAAGGTAATGGAGTACGATCAATACCTAAAACCGGGGCGTTACTTGCTGAAGGCCGATATGTCGAATCTGGCCGCTATTCGCCAGTTACGCTCCGGTCGGCAAGAGCCCGTGAATGTCACGTTTAACAATGTGCGACTGAAGCCAGAATTGGCTCAGCGATTGTGCGAAAACCTGGAGGCCGACGAAGAAGTATTTTTAGCACTTCTTAACAATGAAAATTTTGTAAAGGAATACGGCTTTACGACTGAAAACATAATGGCTATGTTTCTGCCTAATACGTATCAGTTTTACTGGACAACCTCAGCAGAAGAACTATTTGAGCGGTTTTATCAGGAGTACGAGAACTTCTGGAGTGAACAGCGGGCGAACCAGGCCGACTCGCTGAATATGACTCCGCGGGAAGTCTCTATCTTAGCCTCCATTGTAGAATCAGAAACCAATAAGCCGGATGAGGCTCCCAAAGTAGCTGGACTTTATTTGAACCGTTTGCAACGTAACATTGCTCTTCAAGCTGATCCTACACTAGTGTACGCCGCTGGCGATTTTACCATTAAGCGAGTATTGAATAAGCATAAAGAAATAGACTCACCTTATAACACTTATAGGTATACCGGATTGCCGCCGGGACCCATCCGCGTGCCGTCAATCAGCGCGATTGATGCTGTTTTAAACTACGAAGACCATAATTACTTGTATATGTGTGCCAAAGAAGATTTTTCAGGCTATCATAATTTTGCTACAAACCTCACGGCGCACTTAGCCAATGCTCGTCGCTACCAACGAGCATTAGGTCAGGCTGGTATCTATAACTAA
- a CDS encoding L-threonylcarbamoyladenylate synthase, producing the protein MKASLLKINPLYPENKKLAKVAEVLQQGGLVIYPTDTIYALGCSLLNPEAIERLCYIKGVDPQKNQFSFLCQNISQVSEYSKNIPTPIFKMMNKALPGPYTFILPSSKYVPKKIDSKRKTIGVRVTDHAIPQQLVERLGNPLITTSVHDEDEIVAYATDPALIYERFADQVDLIVDGGTGNNVASTVVDCTNNEPTVIRQGLGDTALLV; encoded by the coding sequence ATGAAAGCATCCCTTCTGAAAATCAACCCACTATATCCTGAAAATAAAAAACTAGCCAAAGTGGCCGAAGTTCTACAACAAGGCGGACTGGTTATTTACCCTACTGATACCATTTATGCTCTGGGGTGTAGCCTGCTCAATCCGGAAGCTATTGAGCGCCTGTGCTATATCAAAGGAGTAGATCCTCAAAAAAACCAGTTTTCGTTTCTTTGCCAAAATATCAGCCAGGTTTCGGAGTACTCTAAAAATATTCCTACTCCAATTTTCAAAATGATGAACAAGGCTCTGCCTGGCCCTTACACCTTTATACTGCCCTCTAGCAAATACGTACCTAAAAAAATTGATAGCAAACGTAAAACAATCGGGGTTCGTGTAACCGATCATGCCATTCCTCAGCAGCTAGTAGAGCGGTTAGGAAACCCACTGATTACCACATCAGTACACGATGAAGATGAGATTGTTGCGTACGCTACTGATCCTGCTTTAATTTATGAGCGTTTTGCCGATCAGGTAGATTTGATTGTTGATGGTGGCACGGGAAATAACGTAGCTTCTACCGTAGTAGACTGTACGAATAATGAACCTACCGTGATTCGGCAGGGACTGGGCGACACTGCTTTATTGGTGTAA
- a CDS encoding WbqC family protein, producing the protein MDQSVLIESHYFPCIEYFSLLRAGGKIWIDTDELYVKQSYRNRCYILGPNKIQALSVPIHRGSGKIPTRDVRIANENRWQNNHWRSLASAYGKAPFFAFFADDIRATLYQPFTYLIDLNLALLTKCLELLMWNTEVEFWSYQALPATSSTISDQRGVILGKSQVSGNSQFMPLRYIQAFGKDFVPNLSIIDLLFCEGPHADNVIRRSISER; encoded by the coding sequence TTGGATCAATCGGTACTGATAGAAAGTCATTATTTTCCTTGTATCGAATATTTTTCTCTGCTGCGGGCAGGGGGTAAAATATGGATTGATACTGATGAATTGTACGTAAAGCAATCGTACCGCAATCGCTGCTATATTTTGGGGCCGAACAAAATACAAGCACTCAGCGTACCCATACATAGAGGTAGCGGGAAGATACCTACCCGAGACGTAAGAATAGCGAATGAGAACCGGTGGCAAAACAACCACTGGAGAAGTTTAGCATCGGCCTACGGCAAGGCTCCGTTTTTTGCGTTTTTCGCCGACGATATCCGAGCCACCTTATACCAACCTTTTACCTACTTAATTGATCTTAATCTCGCACTACTGACAAAATGTCTGGAATTGCTCATGTGGAACACGGAGGTAGAGTTTTGGTCGTATCAAGCACTTCCCGCAACTAGTAGCACTATATCCGACCAGCGAGGGGTAATTTTGGGTAAGAGTCAAGTGTCGGGAAATAGTCAATTTATGCCATTAAGGTACATACAAGCCTTTGGCAAAGACTTTGTACCGAATTTAAGCATCATAGATTTGTTATTTTGTGAAGGCCCTCATGCCGACAATGTTATTCGACGTTCAATATCCGAAAGGTGA